A single region of the Oleispira antarctica RB-8 genome encodes:
- a CDS encoding Undecaprenyl-phosphate galactose phosphotransferase. By similarity, translated as MTLKDKLIKRIFDVFAAFFGLLFSTPIIIVAWAVAAVDTKSNGFFVQLRVGMSGKLIKIIKIKTMKNTALHRSSITTESVTSITNSGVFFRKYKIDELPQLWNVLKGDMSFVGPRPDVPGYADVLTEDDCIILTVRPGITGPASIKYKNEEELLLGQVNPKQYNDEVIWPDKVNINKKYIKDYTFINDVKYIIQTIRG; from the coding sequence GTGACACTTAAAGATAAATTGATTAAACGTATTTTTGATGTCTTTGCAGCTTTTTTTGGGCTTCTTTTTAGTACCCCCATTATCATCGTCGCATGGGCTGTCGCGGCGGTTGATACAAAAAGTAATGGCTTTTTCGTACAGCTAAGAGTGGGGATGTCAGGAAAGTTAATTAAAATTATTAAAATAAAAACAATGAAGAATACAGCTCTGCACCGTTCATCAATTACCACTGAGTCGGTTACTTCTATTACTAATTCTGGTGTCTTTTTTCGGAAATATAAAATTGATGAGCTGCCGCAGCTATGGAATGTACTAAAAGGTGACATGAGCTTCGTTGGCCCTCGTCCTGATGTGCCTGGTTATGCTGATGTTTTGACTGAGGATGACTGTATAATATTGACGGTCAGGCCTGGCATTACGGGACCTGCATCAATAAAGTATAAGAATGAAGAAGAGTTGTTACTGGGGCAGGTGAATCCCAAGCAGTATAATGATGAAGTCATTTGGCCCGACAAGGTAAATATCAATAAGAAATACATAAAGGATTATACTTTTATAAACGATGTTAAGTATATAATCCAAACAATTAGAGGCTAA